The Lewinellaceae bacterium DNA window AAGAAGCCAACACCCGCAAAGCTGGATCTTCAGTCCCGTATCGACGGTTTTAAAATGTATCTGGAACTCGCTGAAAAAGACCGGTTGGCTCTCCTCAATCCTCCCGACATGACACCCGACCATTTTGAGGCATGCCTGCCTTATGCTTTTGCACTTGGCGTGGAGCACTCCTGGTCAGAGAAATTTAAGACCATCCTGGAACAGGCGAATTATCATCCGCAATGGAATAACAGTCCCAGCACCATCTATTTTGCCGATCACTTCGGACAGGATTTCTCGCAGAGCGTAGCCAGTGCGGCTACCAAACCTTCCGATTCCGGCAGTGGAAGCGGCGGCGGGGGATTCTCCGGCGGCGGCGGAGGCGGCGGTGGCGTCGGAGGCTGGTAAGCACCACTGGCATCACATCATTCATACGAAACAAGAATTATGAAGTACCTATTGAAGCCTATCTTTTTCATGGCACTGCTATGTCTTATATCTGCTTGTTCTGGAAGTAAAACCATGGCGTATCAGCTGACCAAAAACTATCACCCGGATGACCCGGTACTCTACGATACCATCGTGAAATTAGATAAAGAATTTTTTGACGCCTACAATACCTGTGCAGACAATCTGGATAAATATGCTTCATTCTATGCCGGGAATCTGGAGTTCTACCACGATCAGGGGGGCCTTTCCACCTCCAAAGCGGAGGTCGTTGATGGAACGAAAAGAAATATCTGTGGCAAGGTAACCCGCGAACTGGTACCTGGCAGCATTGAAGTATATCCCATACCCGGATTCGGCGCCATTGAATACGGATTGCACAAATTCCACAACAACCAGAATCCGCCCGGCACCAAATCCCATGCCGGTCGCTTCACGGTCGTCTGGAGACACGATCCCGACGGCTGGAAAATAGCCAGGGTGATCAGCCTGCATTAAATCGATCAATCCGGATGCACACCTTTAAGGCCACTCTCGAAATAATAGGGATCAATCCTTATGTCCATGTTCCTGCCGATGTACTCGAGGCCCTATTTGAGGCCGCAGGAAAAGATCGTGGCCCGATTCCCATCCTGGGAACGGTTAATAACCGACCTTACCGGCAAACACTGGTCAAATACAGCGGCGCCTGGAGGCTTTACATCAATATGACCATGCTACCCAAATCGCCGGAACGTATCGGGGAATCCATTCACCTGACCATCGCATTCGATCCGGCTGACCGGTCCCCAGCCATGCACCCTACCCTCCAGAAAGCACTGGATGGGCACCCGGAAGCGAAGACGGTTTTTGATGCCATGTCCCCTTCCAGACAACAGGAGATCGTTCGCTACATTGCCAATTTGAAATCAGAAACCTCTGTCAGTAAAAATGTCCACAGGGCTTTGGATTTTTTAATGGGAAATGGCCGGTTTGCCGGGAGGGATAAACCCTGACGGGGTCATCCACTACCTCTAAATACTTCAATTTGGTACAACTTCTGCTATTCCTGCGTGAATGCATATCCGGTCAAAAAAATATAAGCTCCGGATTAATCCTTTTACATTTAGAGGTGTCTAACCGCCATCACCAACAAATTAAGATCAGAGCAATGAAGCAACTTTCCGGACATGGTATTTATTTATTGCTGATATGGCTGCTTGGAATAAGCATTCTGACCGGAACCTCCGGATGCCAGCGAAATGAAGTCACACCTGCTGAAATTCAGTATGGCAAGAACCGGTTTACCACGGATGTGGATGGTTATACGCGGGAGTATTACGTCCATGTCCCGGCTGGTTACAACGCCAAAAATGCACTCCCTGTGGTTTTTATGTTGCACGGCACCAGTGGCGACGGCGAAAAATTCTACAATATTTCAGGGTGGAAAGAAGTCGGGGAGCAGGAGGACATCCTGACCGTATTTCCTTCGTCCTGGCATCATTGCATTGTAGAGGATGGAGAGGTATTGAATACTACCAAATGGAATATTTATCCTGGAGCGTTCACCTATTGTCCCGGAGAGCAACCCCTGGATGACATTAAATTTCTGCGCCAGGTGATCTCTGAAATGGAAGACCGCTATACGGTCGATGAAAAACGTATTTACCTGGTAGGATTCTCCAATGGTGGCCAGATGGCATTTCGCTGTGCTGTGGAGATGAGTGATGTCCTGGCGGCGGTTGTGCATTGCTCAGCCGGAATTCCCCGGGACACCGTCTTCGAACCGAAGCGAAATCTGCCGATTTCCTTTCAGCTCGGCAATGAGGATGATCGCTTTTTCACTCAACCGGTGCCTCTGAGTGGCTTTTCTGCAGGTCTGGAAACGATCCCTATCTTCAAAGACATCAAGGCCACCGAAATCGCCACTTTTGGCTACGCCGACACCTATACTCTTTCGGGTGACACGACCAGAGTTGAGGTGGCCACCTTCCCCAGTCTTGAGGCTGGAGGCAACCGGGAATTCAATATGGCTCTAATTGAGGGCCTAGGCCATGCGTACCCTAACGGGACCAATCACTGGTTGCATGGAGCGGAGGT harbors:
- a CDS encoding YdeI/OmpD-associated family protein, which encodes MHTFKATLEIIGINPYVHVPADVLEALFEAAGKDRGPIPILGTVNNRPYRQTLVKYSGAWRLYINMTMLPKSPERIGESIHLTIAFDPADRSPAMHPTLQKALDGHPEAKTVFDAMSPSRQQEIVRYIANLKSETSVSKNVHRALDFLMGNGRFAGRDKP
- a CDS encoding dienelactone hydrolase family protein, coding for MKQLSGHGIYLLLIWLLGISILTGTSGCQRNEVTPAEIQYGKNRFTTDVDGYTREYYVHVPAGYNAKNALPVVFMLHGTSGDGEKFYNISGWKEVGEQEDILTVFPSSWHHCIVEDGEVLNTTKWNIYPGAFTYCPGEQPLDDIKFLRQVISEMEDRYTVDEKRIYLVGFSNGGQMAFRCAVEMSDVLAAVVHCSAGIPRDTVFEPKRNLPISFQLGNEDDRFFTQPVPLSGFSAGLETIPIFKDIKATEIATFGYADTYTLSGDTTRVEVATFPSLEAGGNREFNMALIEGLGHAYPNGTNHWLHGAEVHWQWLRQYSLP
- a CDS encoding nuclear transport factor 2 family protein, which translates into the protein MALLCLISACSGSKTMAYQLTKNYHPDDPVLYDTIVKLDKEFFDAYNTCADNLDKYASFYAGNLEFYHDQGGLSTSKAEVVDGTKRNICGKVTRELVPGSIEVYPIPGFGAIEYGLHKFHNNQNPPGTKSHAGRFTVVWRHDPDGWKIARVISLH